From Scomber scombrus chromosome 21, fScoSco1.1, whole genome shotgun sequence, one genomic window encodes:
- the LOC134003428 gene encoding peroxiredoxin-like 2A: protein MGVVVNAVATFGAFITGIMNFFTDLFLTSPLKATIKHLEETELKTLRGEIKTLKARSLWEKTGAVIMAVRRPGUFLCREEAAELSSLKPQLDELGVPLYALVKEDVGTEVQNFRPYFKGEVFLDEKRRFYGPRERKMGLLGFMRVGVWLNGLRAFQKGFMGNVLGEGFVLGGVYVIGRGQQGILLEHREIEFGDKVNIGDVIQAARRIPQELLPLENK, encoded by the exons ATGGGGGTCGTAGTCAACGCTGTGGCTACTTTCGGTGCCTTCATTACTGGTATCATGAACTTTTTCACTGATTTATTTCTGACATCACCGCTGAAAGCAACCATCAAACATTTAGAGGAAACTGAGCTCAAAACTCTGAGAGGAG AGATAAAGACTTTGAAGGCTAGGTCTCTGTGGGAGAAGACTGGAGCTGTCATCATGGCAGTCCGGCGGCCTGGATGATTTTTGTGCAGAGAG GAGGCTGCAGAGCTGTCCTCTCTGAAACCCCAGCTGGACGAGCTCGGGGTTCCTCTGTACGCTCTGGTGAAGGAGGACGTCGGCACCGAGGTCCAGAACTTCAGACCGTACTTCAAGGGGGAAGTCTTCTTGGATGAAAAG AGACGCTTTTATGGGCCCCGTGAGCGTAAGATGGGTCTCCTGGGGTTCATGCGTGTCGGTGTGTGGTTGAACGGCTTGAGGGCCTTCCAGAAGGGCTTCATGGGGAACGTTTTAGGGGAGGGATTTGTCCTCGGTGGGGTCTACGTCATTGGGCGAGGACAGCAG GGAATTCTGCTGGAGCACAGAGAGATTGAGTTTGGAGATAAAGTCAACATTGGAGATGTGATCCAAGCTGCCAGAAGGATACCGCAGGAACTTCTGCCTCTGGAAAACAAATAA